The Girardinichthys multiradiatus isolate DD_20200921_A chromosome 7, DD_fGirMul_XY1, whole genome shotgun sequence region agcaaagtagagagtttgttgattgaaatatgtttgactttgagttgacttatttttgttaataaattcttgtattttaagaaattgtgtgaattgattccatatatgtgcagagttttgctgttcaataatgtcagagctcgtctcacacctttctattttgtcctaataccatcgccttactgggctggtattcacaggacaacccttaacacaccgaaatattgtttgataaaatattaatattaaatattaaataatattctcagattcataatcccaacactccCCAGCCCACCActtctccctgtgggccactcctgagtagaagagagtccagcctctcatgaggagatgggttccagacctcacgctgtgcgtggagctgagcccgactatttctagtcgatatctctcgacctccctaAAGCAAGCCTAAGCATCTAGAGATCGggctgccgaggtctccaccttcgtccactgcctgatcctctttgcaccagtccctcatggttccccctgcaggtggtggccCCACTGGGGGAGggcctcgcatctctcattCGGGATTTGCCCGGCCGGGTCCCCGAGGAGCAActcagccaccaggcgctctccaacaagtaccgaccccaggcctggctccagggtccCCAGCTCTGCTGTACTGGgtgacgtcacatgcctcgattttgtggtcctcatgaaggtgtcttgaactgctctttgtttgacctgtcacctagagcctgtttgccatttAAGTCCCAGACAACAAAGCCGCTAGGATCATTCAAggactcaaacccctccaccacgttaaggtggcgttTCAAGGAAGAGGAATATTTGTCCCCTTTTGTTTGTACATagtttaattactttttttattccttcatttttattggtagtttagttgaactGTTCTAGCCTAGTAAAGAGTGttaatttaagtattttacttggattttaattgtttttggtaGAAGTTGGTGTGAATGTATTCCACGTGTGCAGGGTTTGCTGTTTTGAGAATCCCAGTGCTAAAATCACACTATTGTCTATTGTTGTAGTACCACCATCATATGATATTTACACGACAAATCTTGAAagatcaaaatatatttaattaaatattaaaacatttaatcacatttttgcacaacaataaaatgaagaaaataatggACAACCTTGAGCATCCTCTTAATGAGATTGTCATACAACGTGTTTTCTGTCAGAGGCTTCTCCAGATCCGCTGTAATACTGACTGGTAGAGGAGATCTTTcttgcccacaaccatcagctacAACTCTTCGAAGAagatatttaattttccttgtggaataataaagtaatttttattGAATGGATGAAATTAAGGCATTCTCATatcattaatttattaaattaggACAGCTATATAGGCTTCTTTATCATTGCGGGCCTGAAGTCTGGGATTGAGAATATATGTTAACCCAGTAATTTGGCCAAGTTAACATAGTGCATTCCAtgacacagaaaacattgaCTTTCAGTTCAGCGTATTAGGCCAagctgtttatttaattttgtagtACAGTTCATTAAAATGGAAGACATCGACCAAAACTGCACAACAGAGCAAAAGAGAaaaagctgatttaaaaaaagaggatCCCAAAATTTGACGGTTACAATAAATTAACAGCGGCATGATGCAGCATGCAAAGACggaggaaaaaagacaactgaaGTAAAAACTTATAATGCATCTAAAACCAGAAACTAAGACAACAAATCAATATGCTAAGCAAagcacacaaaataaacaattattaaaaggttatgtGGATATTCTAAAGCTAAAACTACAGATATTTACTGCTTAAGAAATTGGGAATTTTACTGTACTATCGTTGCATGTTATTATTTACACTCTTATGCCCTCTGGCATATGTCTGTTCGTTGAGCAGTCGATAATATACAGATTTAACTGTTAAAATGTGGAACGTTAAAGCACAATACATTATAATAACTGAAGTACTGCTGTGTTTATTACATTCGTTAACCTTCGGagttgaaataaaaagaggattTTTGCTAAACGTTGTTATCTTTTACTACTGTTGGACAAAGTCTAGATCGTGATTTCTTTATATCCTCATAAAGTCCAGTTCGATAGTCTGCTTTAGGCCTGTGTCTTTGTCAGTGCCTGTGGCTGTCATTTCTGTGAAACCAAACTTTATCTGCAGTTCAATCTCACGTTTCTTTCCATGTGTAATGTTAGGAGACTGCACGACAAATGAGCCAATTTTTTCTACTCCTCCCTCATCCACATACATTACGTTTTGTTTCTTAGTTtgataaaatgtaaagtttACCCGGGTCTGATCTGATTCAAGTGGATTTAAGATGTGCCTTCTAGTTTCATTCCAACCAACATCCTCATCAGCTTTCACTAGGGTCATAAAAATGTCATGACAAAACGTGCCTTCTTTGTTTGTGAattttttctctgctttatGTTTTGACTCATTAAACCTCTCAGCAACACCAACTCCATAAGTGAAGGCACTTTTTCTAGATGCTACCAAGTGTGGCTTTCTTCCAAATTCAACAGCTCCCTTCAAGATCACTTCTTGTGGCCTAAATGGACACAGAACTTTGCAGTTATCAATAAACTCCTCAGTAATGTGTCTACGTAGAATCTCGCTCTCAGCAAATCCCCCCACTAACAGGATGTACTcgattttaaaatctttacttAATATTTGCCTAAGACTCTTAGTGATCCCCCACAGACTATCTTCGAAGAAAGACCTCAGTTTCTGTTTGGAGATTCTGATGGAACCCTCATTATAGGATACTCCCTGAACTTTTTCAAGGAAATGTtcaatgtcttgttttttctgaGCCACTTTTCCCAGGTTCAGTGAACAAGTAATTTCTATATCTTTGTCCTTCTTTTTGAAAACAGTGAAATCATTCATCATTCTCTGAACCTCACTTGGGTAGTTTTGTTCATATTCATCCCAGATTCCATCACAGAATATTTCTCTGAGGAACTCCTTAAATTTTCTGTCCACGTTTTGTCCTCCCAGATTGTTTCCAGAGGCCTTGTGCAACTCCTTCAGAGCTCCTCCTTCCAAGACTTCGTGAACAGTGATGTCAATAGTTCCTCCTACAACAAACAGAAGGAATGAATAATTAAATGACATTGTTTGGTTTGTACATCTTTGTCAATCTAACTTCCCATCTTAGTTCGACTTCTTGTAAATTGGTTTCATAAATTGGTTTCTggaaagcaaaatataaaatgcaacaaaatatgaTTTCATGTTCAAGCTTTGTTTTTGAGATAAGAATGATGTTGACCCGGTTTCAATCCCAGAATCACAATCACCACAGCTATGCTTTAAACAGTACAAGCTTGACTGGACTTGGACCTTTACCTTGTTCCACTTATTCTGTTCCCATTCTTATAACCTACCAACTTACTAAGCATGGCGCATCAAGCAAGGTAAAGCCTTCCCGGCGTTCCTAGCACAGCAGGTGGTGGGGGCGTGGTTGGTTAGGGGTGTAGGGGGGACAGGTGGGCATTACCCAAATCCCTTAGCCCCCACTAAGGGATTTGGGTAATGCCCAGTTGGGTTGAGCAACATTGGGGCATTGGGAGGCTGGGTGCACCTCCTGGTTCTACTGGTTCTTGAGGTCCTGGCTAGTTCAGGGTTGGGCTCTTACTGGTCTTTGTGTAGGCCGCCAGGGTGACTTAGTCCCAGGCTTGCCCTTCACTGGAGAACATGGCAGCGGTGCTAGGTTGGAGTGTCCTGCGcttcttcctgtttctcttaggCCTTGGGAATGTTCCTCCTGTGCTTTGCTGACAACCTACCTTTTGGGTCACGAATATGGCTGCTTGAAGGTGGTGCCtagtgtctgtctgtctggggCTTACGTGGCCTTTAGGAGTCATgtctacctgccctttgttgctCTTGGGTGACAAGTGTTGCAGGCTTTCTACTGTTCTCACCCTCTGAAATGGCTTAAATGtttattgctgttttaaaaGATACcttacgttttttgtttttcatttgacttTATTAGTAACAATTAAATCTGCTATTAACTCTGTTGCACTGATGGGACTAAAAACAATTAATCCAGCCATAGCCAATACTATGCTCGGAGGTAATCTCTGCAGTAATAGAAGCGAGTTTACTTTTCTCCATCACTGGCCAACCTGACAGAGCTACAAATGTTGCTGGACAAGAAGAGCAGAAGATTTACTTTACGGATCAAAGGTGTGTCTTTACTGTGGAAATCAAGAAAAACCCACTGAGGTTTTCCAAAGGAGAacaatttttcctcttttgttgTGTTTCAGTCAACTGTGAACAGTCCaccatttttcccattttgccGAAGTTGGAGAAGTTGTCCATAAAGTGCTGTTTTCATCTCCATCTACACTCAGCACACATCCTTAATTTTGGTTATTAATGTACcccttttgtagaatagtgcatgttTAATTAGGTGAAAGTTGTTGAACATGATTAGTTGGTTGTCAGAGATGTGTCCTATGTGtacattttcacataaagataaagAGGCaacgtttgtgtttgttttgcgtATGAGTGATTATTGGTCAAGATAAGGTATTATACCATTCGGTAAAACAGTTGATAACACAGTGACCtttggttagaatttatttcttttaaattatgatttttaatcataatttttgataaatatttataatcgaTAATCATTATCCCTTACACTCTCTTAGTtgtttttggggattttaattGCACACACCATTCTAATGAACTTCAAAAATAAAGACAGCACAAAAAGTGCCCCACATGGGATACAAACACACAGGACTACTGTTACACAGTCTTAAAAGATGCCTACCGCACAGTCCTGCTTCCCATAGTCTCTGACCACTGTCTATTTAATCTCATTCCAATTTAAaactcaaaaacataaaaacctcTAAGCCTGTTAGAAATAAGACTGATCAGCCtaagcagatgttacaggcctgctttgccTACACAGTAAGGTGACCAGATTTCTGAAATTAAGTCTTCATCTTGGGTCTTCATCTATAGTGAAACAAAATACATTCtagccctttttttttttacctgggcACAGCATATGTTGACAACACTAGTATTGTTTCCTACCGTGAACCAAACATTTATTATGGCGAGGAACAGCCCAGTCCAAGCAAAATAAATCGACAGTGTCCCGTCAGTGGTGACAAGCTTGTGCTCTACTCTtctatttcttctttttaatagGCGGGCTTGGCGCATCTTCTACTCTGTCTGTAAAGCTACCGTAATAGCTGTTATTGTGCGCAACATGCTCTCCTGGGCTTTCTACTCGGCAGCCGTAAACACAAGACTAAGGAAGAGGCTTACAGCAGTGAGGACTGGGCCCTAAATAAGCAGGCAAGAAACACCTTGCCAAAGAAGATCAgggcagccaagagaagctacagcaaAAAGCTAACAAGCAGCTTGTCAGCTCATGTTCCAGCAACAGTTTGGAGTAAGCAGAGTACAACCTGGCAGTGAAAGATCTCTTAATAAACAGTTACGCCTTTTTCAAATCTTTTGATAGTGGTTAACAATTTACAGAGCTTGTATTTTTCTGATACTTTGTGAATGTTATGCCTGATGACCTAATTTTAACTGCCATGCTTTAAAGATAAGTTCAGCAGCAGTATTTAAAAGGCATAAGTTCACGTTTATCAATGTTTATACGACACAATAAAGGTTTAGTTGCGTGTTTAAGTCAGTCTTGTCTTTCTGTCAGGTGTATGTGGTGCCCTCTTAATTTGGATGTGGAATTTGGTGTTCTACCAATAACCACCTCAATAAGGTGGGTGTTGTGACTTCATCCTCCTGCCATTTGCACATGGCTCAGCcaaataaacaataactaaattaACTTGGACTCACATCTGTTTGCAGCTGACTTTGAGAATGAGAGAATGGCGAGAACGCAAAAGAGAACTCACTACTACTTCGCTTTTCTGACAGCAAGGATGAACGACGAGGCATTGACAATAATTGCAACAGTGTGCCTCAGAGTCAAGAGTTGTAGTTGTATTAGTGAGAATGTGCCTGAGATCCCACATAGTTGTATCAGTGATAGTGTTATTGGGACTTTCATAGTTTTGACTTTGACACTGGTATGGACTATTGATCGACTGACTCGGAAGAGGAAGCAAATGATGATGCCGAGGTGACCACCAGCTTTAAAGATGACCTGAGACTGTGGGCCTTAGAGCACAAATTGACACATAGAGCGCTTAATAGCTTTCGGGCCAGAGAGATGTCCACATTTCGTGAATGTTTACATCTTTCCTTGCACCACCCATACCACTTTACAAAGTTACTCCATTCAGGTATGCAGCAGAGAGGAGGGCTAATGTATGACATCCAGGAACCATACAAGATCAAatcaattaaacaaaataatcgAAATTATTAATTTGGCACTAAAACAATTATAGGTTGTTTCACGTCTTTTAGGTTTTGTAAATCAAACCTCAGTTGACCTTATGGAAGACTTCTCCAGCTCTGCAGAATCTCTGCACACGGAAATGTCGAATAAGTATTAACATTATCCATTACAGCAACCATTTCAAAAGTCTGTTCAGGACAAAGTGTTGCTCACTGCTTGACAGTCAAGTTGCAATAGTTGCAGACTCAAATACATGTTTTCAGATCCATCTGGCCTTGTGGAGCGTTCTAATGGTTCTCAGGGAAGGGAAACGTTGACGCCCAGTAAGTATCTGTCACAACTTGTTTGTTGTGACAAatcctttgtgtgtgtttgtatctacacacacacagccctCACAATTCTCTCCAACTGACTTTTAACAGGCCCCTCCCCTCCACCACAACATTCTGTGCACTTTAGTCCCATTCCTCCCATCAAATTAGTAAAGCGGTTCTCTGACATGCATAATATTATCCTTCATATATTCA contains the following coding sequences:
- the LOC124871985 gene encoding heat shock 70 kDa protein 12A-like; this translates as MTALKVFTETLRFLKDDALQTIAKNTEGRKFTVSDFTWVLTVPAIWDHSAKQFMREAATQAGLVTKGNNHKLVMALEPEAASVFCKRLPSDGFIAANRGEDRLDQSPGTQYIIVDCGGGTIDITVHEVLEGGALKELHKASGNNLGGQNVDRKFKEFLREIFCDGIWDEYEQNYPSEVQRMMNDFTVFKKKDKDIEITCSLNLGKVAQKKQDIEHFLEKVQGVSYNEGSIRISKQKLRSFFEDSLWGITKSLRQILSKDFKIEYILLVGGFAESEILRRHITEEFIDNCKVLCPFRPQEVILKGAVEFGRKPHLVASRKSAFTYGVGVAERFNESKHKAEKKFTNKEGTFCHDIFMTLVKADEDVGWNETRRHILNPLESDQTRVNFTFYQTKKQNVMYVDEGGVEKIGSFVVQSPNITHGKKREIELQIKFGFTEMTATGTDKDTGLKQTIELDFMRI